Proteins found in one Lycium ferocissimum isolate CSIRO_LF1 chromosome 6, AGI_CSIRO_Lferr_CH_V1, whole genome shotgun sequence genomic segment:
- the LOC132060036 gene encoding acyl-lipid (9-3)-desaturase-like, whose protein sequence is MADSRKYITSEELKNHKKPGDLWIAIQGKVYDISNWVKEHPGGDFPLLNLAGQDVTDAFVAYHPATTWQYLDKFFNGFYVENYFASEVSKDYRKLVSEFTKLGLFEKKGHVYLFTMCFMAMLFAMSVYGILCCQTVFAHLISGGLMGFFWIQSGWISHDLGHYQVMRTRRLNRFAQLLTANCLNGINFAWWKWRHNSHHIACNSLEYDPDLQHMPLFVVSSKCFNSLTSYYYNKKMTFDSFTRFLVSYQHWTFYPVMCVARIIMFVESYILLLSKKNVPHLVQELLGLVSFWIWYPLLVSCLPNWSERIMFVFASSTVAGIQHVQFCLNHFSSKIYIAPLKGNDWLEKQIGGSLDISCPSWMDWFHGGLQFQIEHHLFPRLPRCQLRKVSPFVKDLCNKHGLPYNCASFLNANALTINTLRVAALQARDLTKPVRNNLVWEAVNTHA, encoded by the coding sequence ATGGCAGATTCAAGGAAGTACATTACCAGTGAGGAGCTCAAGAATCACAAAAAACCAGGGGATCTATGGATAGCCATTCAGGGTAAGGTTTATGATATCTCAAATTGGGTCAAGGAACACCCTGGTGGTGATTTCCCATTGTTAAATCTTGCTGGCCAAGATGTCACTGATGCCTTTGTTGCATACCATCCTGCAACTACTTGGCAGTATCTTGACAAGTTCTTTAATGGATTTTACGTCGAAAATTATTTTGCTTCTGAGGTGTCCAAGGATTATAGAAAGCTTGTGTCTGAGTTCACTAAACTTGGGTTGTTTGAAAAGAAAGGCCATGTTTATTTATTCACAATGTGTTTCATGGCAATGTTGTTTGCCATGAGTGTTTATGGAATCTTGTGTTGTCAAACTGTGTTTGCACATTTGATAAGTGGTGGCTTGATGGGGTTTTTTTGGATTCAAAGTGGTTGGATTTCTCATGATTTAGGGCATTATCAAGTAATGAGAACCCGTAGGCTTAACCGATTTGCTCAACTTCTCACCGCGAATTGCCTTAATGGAATCAACTTTGCTTGGTGGAAATGGAGACATAATTCTCACCACATTGCTTGCAACAGTCTTGAATATGATCCTGATCTTCAACACATGCCACTATTTGTGGTATCTTCCAAATGTTTCAACTCACTCACttcttattattataataaGAAGATGACTTTTGATTCTTTTACTAGATTCTTGGTTAGTTATCAGCATTGGACATTTTATCCTGTTATGTGTGTTGCTAGAATCATTATGTTTGTAGAATCATACATATTGTTGCTATCCAAGAAAAATGTGCCCCATCTAGTTCAAGAGCTTTTGGGATTGGTTTCATTTTGGATTTGGTATCCATTGCTTGTTTCTTGCTTGCCAAACTGGAGTGAAAGAATTATGTTTGTTTTTGCTAGTTCCACAGTGGCTGGAATTCAGCATGTCCAATTCTGTTTGAATCATTTCTCATCTAAGATTTACATTGCACCACTTAAAGGAAATGATTGGCTTGAGAAACAAATTGGTGGTTCTCTTGATATATCATGTCCTAGTTGGATGGATTGGTTTCATGGTGGATTGCAGTTTCAGATTGAGCATCATTTGTTTCCTAGATTACCAAGATGCCAATTGAGGAAAGTCTCTCCCTTTGTGAAAGACCTATGTAACAAGCATGGTTTACCTTACAATTGTGCCTCCTTCTTGAATGCTAATGCTTTGACTATCAACACCCTCAGAGTTGCAGCTTTGCAGGCTAGGGATTTAACTAAGCCGGTTCGAAACAATCTAGTTTGGGAAGCCGTCAACACTCACGCTTGA